In Alphaproteobacteria bacterium, a single genomic region encodes these proteins:
- a CDS encoding SIMPL domain-containing protein (The SIMPL domain is named for its presence in mouse protein SIMPL (signalling molecule that associates with mouse pelle-like kinase). Bacterial member BP26, from Brucella, was shown to assemble into a channel-like structure, while YggE from E. coli has been associated with resistance to oxidative stress.), which yields MRQRPCRVVGLALFAGLVACLSGLAASAGALAEDQGPVAPRTVAVEGTGRVQAVPDMVEVDLGVVTRDKSAEVALQANTAAANRVREVLREAGLDPQMIQTRDFAITPVYSEMPADRRGARSIEAYEVRNKVTLRTRKMDALGGLLTRLVAAGSNTVHGIRFGFSEPEKLLARAQEKAVLDARAKAKRYLNSIGEDIGKIREISECGTAIPMETRRLGASVMNADVPIEAGENEVSVTIWTVWDIN from the coding sequence TTGCGCCAGCGCCCTTGCCGGGTCGTCGGTCTTGCACTCTTCGCAGGGCTTGTGGCCTGCCTTTCGGGACTGGCCGCCTCGGCCGGCGCGCTGGCCGAGGACCAGGGGCCGGTCGCGCCGCGTACGGTCGCCGTGGAGGGGACCGGACGGGTGCAGGCCGTCCCCGATATGGTCGAGGTCGATCTCGGGGTCGTGACGCGTGACAAGAGTGCCGAGGTGGCGCTCCAGGCCAATACGGCGGCTGCCAATCGGGTCCGCGAGGTCCTGCGGGAGGCCGGGCTCGACCCGCAAATGATTCAGACCCGCGACTTCGCCATTACGCCGGTCTATTCCGAGATGCCGGCGGATCGCCGCGGCGCACGCTCGATCGAGGCTTACGAGGTTCGCAACAAAGTCACCTTGCGGACGAGAAAAATGGACGCCCTGGGCGGTCTGCTCACGCGGCTCGTCGCGGCGGGTTCAAATACGGTGCACGGCATTCGCTTCGGCTTCTCCGAGCCGGAGAAACTCCTCGCCCGGGCACAGGAAAAAGCCGTGCTCGACGCGCGGGCAAAGGCAAAGCGTTACCTTAATTCTATCGGGGAAGATATTGGAAAAATACGGGAAATTTCAGAATGTGGGACCGCGATACCGATGGAAACGCGCCGGCTTGGCGCATCCGTGATGAACGCCGACGTTCCGATCGAAGCCGGTGAGAACGAGGTTTCGGTGACCATTTGGACCGTCTGGGACATCAACTGA
- a CDS encoding LTA synthase family protein — translation MLKYAHSLRQGFQPRTNFWLFTILAFVSIETMERAGLAIWVGFLQPEDLPALLDSLPVGLLNDLSTGILVGIPFLVGFILLGNFVKFRWVRYLLHVIFFSSLFSLLMYEVAEYVFWNEFDSRMNSIAVFYLMFPREVLGNIKESFDLQYILPPILIVTLVLYLKVFRNRLDRAISGQRPDFDLRLPLAGLVMAALGVNLGHMSLESNSREVEEIAKNGVSTFIRAAVTNDMEYTGIYSELPEDAAEEMVKSEVRADGSLLSRNIWNIPTERHVPAHSNGSSPENTAKRLNVVLVLEESFGMTYMDGFRAKDDHGVVAPNLRELIKGGLYFKNIYATGNRTVRALEAVLTSFPPIPGISTARRNGSAGMNSLPFFLRQQGYQTAMLYGGRALFDNMGTFWEGIGFEDIFDVADIEEPGFTTIWGSADEYLFTEAIRRMDEAAKQEKPYFLTLLTVSNHRPYVYPAGRIDRDPEEKVKENSAAYADWAFADFLNRAKSHDWFDSTIFVFVGDHGPRANGRAMIPVASYRVPLLFYSPANIEAEEIETLGSSTDVGPTLLGLLNLDYESPFFGQDLRRLPPGKGRAFFEHNYSIGMADPEHVAVLVPNQEPRGYKMSLGPNRLAPVPAPDPDLLRRTEAVFQVAHHMFYNHRYHQLNESLAH, via the coding sequence ATGTTGAAGTACGCGCACTCCTTGCGACAGGGTTTCCAGCCGAGGACAAATTTCTGGCTCTTTACCATCCTGGCCTTCGTTTCGATTGAAACGATGGAGAGGGCCGGGCTCGCGATATGGGTCGGATTCCTGCAACCCGAGGACCTGCCCGCTCTCCTCGACTCTCTTCCCGTCGGCCTTCTGAACGATCTCTCGACCGGGATCCTGGTAGGCATCCCATTCCTGGTGGGCTTCATACTCCTTGGCAATTTCGTGAAATTCAGGTGGGTCCGTTACCTTCTTCACGTAATATTTTTCAGCTCTCTTTTTTCGTTACTGATGTATGAGGTCGCGGAATACGTCTTCTGGAACGAGTTCGACTCCAGAATGAACAGCATCGCGGTTTTTTACCTGATGTTTCCCAGAGAAGTTCTCGGGAACATCAAGGAATCGTTCGATCTCCAATACATTCTGCCGCCAATTCTTATTGTCACTCTGGTGTTGTATTTGAAAGTCTTTCGAAATCGCCTGGACAGGGCGATCAGCGGACAGCGGCCGGATTTCGACCTTCGCCTTCCTTTAGCTGGCCTGGTGATGGCTGCGCTGGGAGTTAATCTCGGACATATGTCGCTAGAGAGTAATTCGCGAGAGGTAGAGGAAATAGCCAAGAATGGCGTGTCTACCTTTATCCGGGCGGCCGTTACAAACGACATGGAATATACTGGTATATATTCAGAACTGCCGGAAGACGCTGCCGAGGAAATGGTAAAAAGCGAAGTGCGGGCGGACGGCTCACTGCTATCCCGAAATATCTGGAACATCCCGACCGAACGGCACGTCCCGGCCCATTCGAACGGATCTTCTCCAGAGAACACCGCCAAACGCCTGAATGTGGTTCTGGTCCTGGAAGAATCTTTTGGCATGACGTACATGGATGGCTTTCGGGCCAAGGACGACCACGGTGTCGTCGCGCCAAACCTGAGAGAGCTGATCAAGGGAGGACTCTACTTCAAGAATATTTATGCAACGGGCAACCGGACCGTTCGCGCTCTCGAGGCCGTCCTCACTTCCTTTCCTCCGATTCCTGGAATCTCAACCGCTCGTCGCAACGGGTCGGCCGGGATGAATTCGTTGCCGTTTTTCCTTCGTCAACAAGGATACCAAACCGCCATGCTGTACGGAGGGCGCGCCCTTTTTGACAACATGGGCACTTTTTGGGAAGGAATCGGCTTTGAGGACATCTTCGATGTTGCAGATATTGAGGAGCCCGGATTCACAACTATTTGGGGAAGTGCTGACGAGTACCTCTTTACCGAAGCCATCAGACGAATGGATGAGGCGGCCAAGCAGGAGAAGCCTTATTTTCTGACATTGCTGACAGTTTCGAACCATCGGCCATATGTTTATCCCGCGGGGAGGATCGATCGTGATCCAGAGGAAAAGGTAAAAGAGAATTCAGCGGCCTATGCTGATTGGGCTTTTGCGGATTTCTTGAACCGGGCCAAAAGTCATGATTGGTTTGACAGCACAATTTTTGTTTTTGTGGGAGATCATGGACCTAGAGCCAATGGCCGGGCGATGATCCCGGTCGCCTCCTACAGGGTGCCGCTTTTGTTTTATTCGCCGGCCAATATCGAGGCCGAAGAAATTGAAACACTGGGCTCTAGTACGGACGTGGGGCCAACGCTCCTCGGGCTTTTGAATTTGGATTACGAGTCGCCTTTTTTTGGCCAGGATCTGAGACGGCTGCCGCCAGGAAAAGGACGGGCGTTTTTCGAGCATAATTATTCAATCGGCATGGCGGACCCGGAACATGTTGCCGTTCTGGTGCCGAACCAGGAGCCTCGGGGCTACAAGATGTCCCTCGGACCGAACAGATTGGCGCCGGTACCCGCTCCGGACCCGGATTTGCTGAGGCGTACAGAGGCGGTTTTCCAGGTCGCTCATCACATGTTCTATAATCACCGTTATCATCAGTTGAATGAATCTCTAGCCCACTAG
- a CDS encoding LLM class flavin-dependent oxidoreductase, with product MPLDQATFNFSASAYDTLGKTDDERYQTFIDVTEAGYRLGFETVWMAEHNFTDYYPIPSPLLAYAYVASRFPGLGLGTCVLVTPWYDPIRLASEISMLTVLTGAPLHLGVGRGTAPIEYEIYRADMRKSVTLFREGMEVIQLALKGEPFTYDGEEYKVSKPIQIRPHPHPELVNFYGAVIDPKSTEKVANLGFNMLGSSWFPFEVGQSNTANFDNKVAELGGSPRQKAVWVNTLIRDSDEEAVEAGRHHVSEFFKNSVAHYEHGGWDTSDYLQDDPNFAATGKIFSGLKGFADINSEANEKFIQRQFIGSPQTVRERVQKYIDIGYDRIIVQVDLHSVSREDQIRSLTRFAEEVAPEFSTTFQRRMAAV from the coding sequence ATGCCTTTGGATCAAGCGACGTTCAACTTCTCGGCCAGCGCCTACGATACTCTCGGCAAAACCGATGACGAACGCTACCAGACCTTCATCGACGTGACGGAAGCCGGGTACAGGCTGGGGTTCGAAACCGTATGGATGGCCGAGCACAACTTTACCGACTACTACCCCATCCCAAGTCCACTTCTCGCTTACGCCTACGTCGCCTCGCGTTTCCCGGGCCTGGGCCTCGGCACCTGCGTCCTGGTCACGCCCTGGTACGACCCGATCCGGTTGGCGTCGGAAATCTCGATGCTCACGGTGCTCACGGGCGCGCCGCTTCATCTCGGCGTCGGGCGGGGCACGGCACCGATCGAGTACGAGATCTATCGTGCTGACATGCGGAAATCGGTCACCCTGTTCCGCGAAGGCATGGAAGTGATCCAGCTTGCCCTGAAGGGTGAGCCCTTCACGTATGACGGCGAGGAATACAAGGTCTCCAAGCCGATCCAGATCAGACCCCACCCTCACCCGGAGCTCGTTAATTTCTACGGCGCGGTCATCGACCCCAAGAGCACCGAGAAAGTCGCCAATCTCGGCTTCAACATGCTGGGATCGTCATGGTTTCCCTTCGAGGTGGGCCAGTCGAACACTGCGAATTTCGACAACAAGGTGGCCGAACTTGGTGGCAGTCCGCGCCAGAAGGCGGTCTGGGTCAACACGTTGATCCGCGACAGCGACGAGGAGGCCGTAGAGGCCGGCCGCCATCATGTCTCGGAATTCTTCAAGAACAGCGTCGCTCATTACGAGCACGGCGGCTGGGATACCAGCGACTATCTCCAGGACGATCCCAATTTTGCCGCTACCGGAAAGATTTTCTCGGGCCTCAAGGGATTCGCCGACATCAATTCCGAGGCCAACGAGAAATTCATCCAGCGCCAGTTCATCGGCTCGCCCCAGACGGTCCGTGAGAGGGTGCAAAAATATATCGACATCGGCTATGACCGGATCATCGTGCAGGTCGACCTGCATAGCGTCTCGCGAGAGGATCAGATCCGCAGCCTCACCCGGTTCGCTGAGGAAGTGGCGCCCGAGTTCAGCACCACCTTCCAGCGGCGCATGGCGGCGGTCTAG
- the gyrA gene encoding DNA gyrase subunit A, with translation MSTSPPPGEFGVSTVTIEEEMKRSYLDYAMSVIVSRALPDVRDGLKPVHRRILYSMKESGYDHTKQYHKSARIVGDVMGRYHPHGDQAIYDAMVRMAQPFSLRLPLVDGQGNFGSMDGDPPAAMRYTEVRLARAASAMLDDIDKDTVDFQPNYDESTSEPTVLPARVPNLLVNGAGGIAVGMATNIPPHNLGEVIDACCAYIDNPGVTVDGLMEFVQGPDFPTGGIILGRSGLRQAFHTGRGSVLIRSRTSVEEIRKDREAIIVTEIPYAVNKARMIERIAEVVRDKIVEGISDIRDESDREGVRVVIEIKRDADANVVLNQLYKFTPLQTSFGVNTLALNNGRPEMMTLKDVIVAFVRFREEVVTRRTIFDLGKARDRAHVLVGLALAVADLDNAIAIIRKAKDPEAARRELMARAWPADEVAPLIELIDEPGRTVVDGHYQMSETQARAILDLRLHRLTGLERDKVAEELSAIAEQIKEYLAILGSREKLMQIVRDELTGVREQFADPRRTDIVEAEADTEIEDLIQKEDMVVTVSNAGYIKRVPLATYRAQRRGGKGRAGMTTRDEDVVSQVFVANTHTPLVFFSSRGIAYQLKVFRLPEGTPQARGKAMVNLLPLQPGETISTVMPLPEDESSWENLNIVFATQSGYVRRNALSDFLNIKANGKIAMKLDEGDKLIAVRTCNESQDILLSTYKGMCIRFPVAAVRVFSGRTSMGVRGIRLGKDDGVISMTILRHVDVDTNEREEYLRRASQLRRAMGDESPDDLPGDSTGEESESHISEERFVDLSAREEFILTVTERGFGKRSSAYEYRVTGRGGKGIANIDVTAKNGPVIASFPVEDGDQLVIVTDRGKLIRLPIDDIRIAGRRTQGVTVFRVADDEKVVSVTRVSDLVEESDTDDEEPGDDNA, from the coding sequence TTGAGCACATCCCCGCCTCCCGGCGAATTCGGCGTCAGCACGGTCACCATCGAAGAGGAGATGAAACGCTCCTACCTCGATTACGCCATGAGCGTGATCGTGTCGCGGGCGCTCCCCGATGTGCGCGACGGCCTCAAACCGGTCCACCGCCGTATCCTCTATTCCATGAAGGAATCGGGCTACGATCACACCAAGCAGTACCATAAGTCAGCCAGGATCGTGGGCGACGTGATGGGCCGTTATCACCCCCACGGCGATCAGGCGATCTATGACGCGATGGTCCGCATGGCGCAGCCTTTTTCGCTGCGCCTGCCGCTGGTGGACGGACAGGGGAATTTCGGCTCCATGGACGGCGACCCGCCGGCCGCGATGCGCTACACGGAAGTGCGGCTTGCCCGCGCGGCTTCGGCCATGCTCGACGATATCGACAAGGACACGGTCGACTTCCAGCCCAACTACGATGAAAGCACGAGCGAGCCCACCGTGCTGCCCGCCAGGGTCCCCAACCTGCTGGTCAATGGCGCCGGCGGGATCGCGGTAGGCATGGCGACGAATATCCCACCGCATAATCTGGGGGAAGTGATCGACGCGTGCTGTGCCTATATCGACAATCCGGGCGTTACGGTGGACGGGCTGATGGAGTTCGTCCAGGGGCCGGACTTTCCGACCGGGGGCATTATCCTCGGCCGGTCCGGATTGCGTCAGGCCTTCCATACCGGTCGGGGCTCGGTCCTTATCCGCAGCCGGACATCCGTCGAGGAAATACGGAAGGACCGCGAAGCCATCATCGTCACCGAAATTCCCTATGCGGTGAACAAGGCCCGAATGATCGAGCGCATCGCCGAGGTCGTGCGCGACAAGATCGTCGAGGGGATTTCCGATATCCGCGACGAGTCTGACCGCGAAGGCGTCCGCGTCGTGATCGAGATCAAGCGCGACGCCGATGCCAACGTGGTTCTTAACCAGCTCTACAAATTCACACCCCTCCAGACGAGTTTCGGGGTCAACACGCTGGCGTTGAACAACGGCCGGCCTGAAATGATGACCCTGAAGGACGTCATTGTCGCCTTCGTGAGATTCCGCGAGGAGGTGGTTACCCGCCGCACGATCTTCGATCTCGGAAAGGCCCGCGACCGGGCGCATGTCCTCGTGGGGCTGGCGCTGGCTGTGGCCGATCTGGACAACGCCATCGCCATTATCCGCAAGGCCAAGGACCCGGAGGCGGCCAGGCGTGAGCTGATGGCCCGCGCCTGGCCGGCGGACGAGGTTGCGCCGCTGATCGAATTGATCGACGAGCCGGGCCGGACGGTGGTGGATGGGCACTATCAGATGTCCGAAACCCAGGCGCGGGCGATCCTGGACCTGCGTCTTCATCGCCTGACCGGTCTGGAACGGGATAAAGTGGCCGAAGAACTCTCGGCAATTGCCGAGCAGATCAAGGAATATCTGGCCATCCTGGGATCCCGGGAAAAGCTGATGCAGATCGTGCGCGACGAACTGACGGGGGTCCGCGAGCAATTCGCCGACCCGCGGCGGACAGACATCGTCGAAGCCGAGGCGGATACCGAAATTGAAGACCTGATCCAGAAAGAGGACATGGTGGTAACCGTGTCCAATGCCGGCTACATCAAGCGGGTGCCGCTGGCCACCTACCGGGCCCAGCGCCGGGGCGGGAAGGGCCGCGCCGGTATGACGACGCGGGACGAGGATGTCGTCAGCCAGGTTTTCGTGGCCAACACCCACACCCCGCTGGTCTTCTTCTCCTCCCGCGGTATCGCATACCAGTTAAAGGTCTTCCGCCTGCCCGAAGGCACGCCACAGGCACGGGGCAAGGCGATGGTCAACCTGCTGCCGCTCCAGCCGGGCGAAACCATCTCCACTGTCATGCCGCTGCCCGAGGATGAGTCGAGCTGGGAAAACCTTAACATCGTGTTCGCGACGCAGAGTGGTTACGTGCGCCGCAACGCGCTTTCCGATTTCCTCAATATCAAGGCCAACGGCAAAATCGCGATGAAGCTGGACGAGGGCGATAAGCTGATCGCCGTGCGGACCTGCAACGAGAGCCAGGATATTCTGCTGTCCACCTATAAGGGGATGTGCATTCGATTCCCGGTTGCCGCCGTGCGCGTCTTCAGCGGGCGGACATCCATGGGGGTCCGGGGTATTCGCCTGGGCAAGGATGATGGCGTGATTTCGATGACTATCCTGCGTCACGTCGACGTGGATACCAACGAACGTGAGGAATATCTCCGCCGCGCCTCGCAATTGCGTCGGGCCATGGGCGACGAATCGCCTGATGACCTGCCAGGAGACAGTACGGGAGAAGAGTCGGAAAGCCATATTTCCGAAGAACGGTTCGTCGACCTTTCGGCTCGCGAGGAGTTTATTTTGACCGTCACCGAACGCGGTTTCGGCAAACGCAGTTCAGCTTATGAATACCGGGTTACGGGGCGCGGCGGAAAAGGCATCGCCAATATAGATGTCACGGCCAAGAACGGCCCCGTCATCGCCTCATTCCCGGTCGAGGACGGCGACCAGCTGGTAATCGTCACCGATCGCGGCAAGCTGATACGGCTGCCCATCGACGATATTCGCATTGCCGGTCGCCGGACCCAGGGGGTTACCGTTTTCCGGGTTGCGGACGACGAAAAAGTGGTGTCGGTCACACGGGTTTCGGATCTGGTCGAAGAGTCGGACACGGATGACGAGGAGCCCGGAGACGACAATGCCTAG
- the ssb gene encoding single-stranded DNA-binding protein has product MAGSVNKVILVGNLGRDPEVRNTQSGQKVVNLSVATSENWKDRNTGEKRERTEWHRVVIFNDRLAEVAEKFLSKGSKVYLEGQLQTRKWTDQSGVEKYTTEVVLGQFRGELQMLDSRSGGAGFSESGPDDTSEPAPARTNGGRDDLDDEIPF; this is encoded by the coding sequence ATGGCAGGCAGCGTGAACAAGGTAATCCTGGTGGGCAATCTGGGGCGCGATCCCGAAGTCAGAAACACCCAGTCGGGACAGAAAGTCGTCAACCTGTCGGTTGCCACGTCCGAAAACTGGAAAGATCGCAATACCGGCGAGAAACGCGAACGGACCGAATGGCATCGGGTCGTGATTTTCAATGACCGGCTGGCCGAGGTGGCCGAGAAATTTCTGTCCAAAGGCTCGAAGGTCTACCTCGAGGGCCAGCTCCAGACCCGGAAATGGACTGACCAGTCGGGCGTGGAAAAATACACGACCGAGGTGGTCCTGGGACAGTTTCGGGGCGAGTTGCAGATGCTCGATTCGCGGTCGGGCGGAGCCGGTTTCAGCGAGTCGGGACCGGATGATACGAGCGAACCGGCGCCGGCCCGTACGAACGGTGGACGAGACGATTTGGATGACGAAATACCATTCTAA
- a CDS encoding peptidylprolyl isomerase — protein sequence MLLRRTFIALSAAFAVAAGLLSTPTHAEQPEGIDPENTLYLDLDYGRVVIRMRPDLAPNHVERIKHLVRRGFYDGLKFHRVIEGFMAQTGDPKGDGTGGSGRKLNAEFSAEPHVRGTVSMARARSVNSADSQFFIVFAPAPFLDTQYTVWGEVVSGMEYVDQIKKGSSANNGAVSQPDKILRMRVAADVAEAG from the coding sequence ATGCTTTTACGTCGTACCTTCATCGCCCTGAGCGCCGCGTTCGCCGTCGCCGCGGGTCTTTTGTCAACGCCCACGCATGCCGAACAGCCTGAGGGCATTGACCCGGAAAACACGTTGTACCTGGACCTGGACTACGGTCGCGTGGTGATCCGGATGCGGCCGGACCTGGCCCCTAATCACGTCGAGCGTATCAAGCACCTGGTGCGACGGGGCTTTTACGACGGACTGAAATTTCACCGCGTGATCGAGGGGTTCATGGCCCAAACGGGTGACCCCAAAGGGGATGGCACGGGCGGATCGGGACGCAAACTCAATGCCGAATTCTCGGCCGAGCCGCATGTTCGAGGCACGGTCTCGATGGCCCGCGCGCGCAGCGTCAACAGTGCGGACAGTCAGTTCTTCATCGTCTTCGCGCCAGCACCCTTCCTTGACACCCAATACACCGTTTGGGGCGAGGTGGTCAGCGGCATGGAATACGTCGACCAGATCAAGAAGGGGTCGAGCGCCAATAACGGTGCGGTCAGCCAGCCGGACAAAATTCTCCGTATGCGTGTCGCGGCTGACGTCGCCGAGGCCGGATAA
- a CDS encoding TetR/AcrR family transcriptional regulator produces MGRASKTTREKILDAAEALFAERGYYGVSIREITSKAKVELALPNYYFGRKQNLFQATIERRVSIMREERRAALAGSRARAGGGPIPIENIIDAFVGPFLTRSRTGGRGWKNYARLIAQVANSPSWQANIISPQFDEVAEEFIDEIRRTLPDCDPRNVYWGFHFLLGAMILSAAETGRIEALSKGLCESADLEAIHKAMVPFVTGGFKALCQPESADAETTGTADSDSKNDPGSPAGRVREDAAE; encoded by the coding sequence ATGGGGCGAGCAAGCAAAACCACGCGCGAGAAAATCCTGGATGCGGCCGAGGCCCTCTTCGCCGAGCGGGGGTATTACGGCGTCTCGATCCGGGAGATCACCTCCAAGGCCAAAGTCGAGCTGGCGCTGCCCAATTACTATTTCGGGCGCAAGCAGAACCTTTTTCAGGCCACGATCGAGCGCCGGGTCAGCATCATGCGCGAAGAGCGCCGCGCGGCGTTGGCAGGTTCCCGCGCCAGGGCCGGTGGCGGGCCGATCCCGATCGAAAACATCATCGACGCGTTCGTCGGCCCGTTCCTGACCCGAAGCCGGACCGGTGGACGGGGCTGGAAAAACTACGCCCGCCTGATCGCCCAGGTCGCGAATTCGCCAAGCTGGCAGGCCAACATTATCAGCCCGCAGTTCGACGAGGTCGCGGAAGAGTTCATCGATGAAATCCGGCGGACGCTGCCGGACTGCGATCCGCGGAATGTATACTGGGGGTTTCATTTCCTGCTGGGCGCCATGATCCTCAGCGCGGCCGAGACAGGGCGGATCGAGGCGTTGTCGAAGGGCCTCTGCGAATCGGCCGATCTGGAGGCAATTCACAAGGCCATGGTGCCGTTTGTCACCGGCGGATTTAAGGCCCTGTGTCAGCCGGAGTCCGCGGATGCGGAGACGACGGGGACAGCAGATTCCGATTCAAAAAATGATCCCGGATCGCCGGCCGGCAGGGTAAGAGAAGACGCGGCCGAGTAG
- a CDS encoding DUF2336 domain-containing protein gives MAAPAYYEELKRAARSPELDARLAVAANPRALPEILYFLVNDPSPRVRAEVAGNIATPPQADQHLSQDPDYGVRVRLARKFAATGLSPAERTRLWRLSSTAFETLAHDRLLRVRQLLAESLCILADVPRLIVMALARDPAEAVASPVLRHSPVLEDEDLVEIMTGEGAPVWVGSAIAGRKTVSDQVARTIRAQGDARTMAILANNPGAGAAQKATERPRDGWSGPDTSPGGQTRPAAGQQGGDTSPQADPRPTPSELAASAENAREKALELARTGLLSTGHLSEALASGERDFLEAGLAIRAGLPLDAVRRILGSRSPRRVTALAWKAGCSMRFAVDLQIKAAKVHPAAILYAREGVAFPLSDREMEDQLDLFLD, from the coding sequence ATGGCGGCGCCCGCATACTATGAGGAACTGAAGCGCGCTGCGCGCAGTCCCGAGCTTGACGCGCGGCTGGCAGTCGCGGCAAACCCGCGGGCCCTGCCGGAGATCCTTTATTTTCTGGTCAACGATCCCTCGCCCAGGGTCCGGGCTGAAGTTGCCGGCAATATCGCGACCCCGCCCCAGGCTGACCAGCACCTGTCCCAGGACCCCGATTACGGCGTCCGGGTCCGGCTCGCACGCAAATTTGCCGCGACCGGTCTCAGCCCGGCCGAGCGCACGCGCCTCTGGCGGCTCAGCAGTACCGCCTTCGAGACCCTCGCCCATGACCGCCTCCTGCGGGTCCGCCAGCTCCTCGCCGAATCGCTCTGTATCCTGGCCGATGTGCCCCGTCTTATCGTCATGGCCCTCGCCCGGGACCCCGCCGAAGCGGTCGCCAGTCCGGTCCTCCGCCACTCTCCCGTGCTGGAGGATGAAGACCTTGTTGAAATCATGACCGGCGAGGGGGCGCCGGTTTGGGTCGGTTCGGCGATTGCCGGACGCAAGACGGTCAGTGACCAGGTCGCCCGGACCATCCGCGCGCAGGGCGACGCGCGCACGATGGCGATACTGGCTAATAATCCGGGGGCGGGGGCAGCGCAAAAGGCAACGGAAAGGCCGCGCGACGGGTGGTCCGGGCCGGACACCAGTCCCGGCGGGCAAACCCGTCCCGCGGCCGGACAACAGGGTGGCGACACAAGTCCTCAAGCCGATCCGAGGCCGACCCCTTCAGAACTCGCTGCCAGTGCCGAAAATGCGCGGGAAAAGGCACTTGAACTCGCACGGACCGGACTGCTCTCGACCGGGCACCTGTCGGAGGCGCTGGCCAGCGGCGAGCGGGATTTCCTAGAAGCCGGGCTGGCAATCCGGGCCGGTCTGCCGCTGGACGCGGTCCGCCGGATCCTGGGCTCCCGCAGCCCGCGCCGGGTCACGGCCCTCGCCTGGAAGGCCGGCTGTTCCATGCGGTTTGCCGTCGACCTGCAAATCAAGGCAGCGAAGGTGCATCCGGCCGCTATTCTGTATGCTCGCGAGGGTGTCGCCTTTCCCCTGAGCGACCGCGAGATGGAGGACCAGCTCGATCTGTTTCTCGACTGA
- a CDS encoding peptidylprolyl isomerase — translation MADTPENDALYLDTRHGRTVIRLRPDLAPNHVARIKELARDGFYDGLKFHRVIEGFMAQGGCPKGDGTGGTGQKLAAEFSDAPHVRGTASMARAADPDSGDCQFFICLDKASHLDGQYTVWGEVVEGMDHIDAIKKGSPRSNGMVEDPDEILSCAVAED, via the coding sequence ATGGCTGACACCCCTGAAAACGACGCGCTTTATCTTGATACCCGCCACGGCCGGACGGTCATCCGGCTACGCCCCGATCTTGCCCCCAATCACGTCGCCCGGATCAAGGAACTGGCCAGGGACGGGTTCTACGATGGCCTCAAATTTCACCGCGTGATCGAGGGATTCATGGCCCAGGGCGGCTGCCCCAAGGGGGACGGCACCGGCGGGACCGGGCAAAAGCTCGCCGCTGAATTCTCTGATGCGCCCCATGTCAGGGGAACGGCATCCATGGCGCGGGCCGCGGACCCGGACAGCGGGGACTGCCAGTTCTTCATCTGCCTCGACAAAGCCTCGCACCTCGATGGACAGTACACCGTATGGGGGGAGGTGGTCGAAGGCATGGATCACATTGACGCCATAAAAAAGGGGTCTCCTCGGTCGAACGGGATGGTCGAAGACCCGGATGAAATCCTCAGTTGCGCGGTTGCAGAAGACTGA
- the coaD gene encoding pantetheine-phosphate adenylyltransferase, whose amino-acid sequence MPRPRIGVYPGTFDPITNGHVDIILRAARLVDHLIIGIAVNDGKGPLFTLDERVDMVVNEVDGQRKSGGSGETRIEVRPFDSLLMHFAQEIGASVIIRGLRAVTDFDYEFQMAGMNARLDPMIETVFLMASETQQFISSRFVKEIARLGGDITSFVPEAVARNIRQKLG is encoded by the coding sequence ATGCCTAGGCCCAGGATCGGCGTTTACCCCGGCACGTTCGATCCCATCACCAATGGGCACGTCGACATCATCCTCAGGGCCGCACGGCTGGTCGATCATCTGATCATCGGCATCGCTGTCAACGACGGGAAGGGGCCGTTATTTACCCTGGACGAGCGGGTCGACATGGTCGTCAATGAGGTCGACGGCCAGCGCAAGAGCGGCGGCAGCGGGGAAACCAGAATCGAAGTCAGACCATTCGATTCCCTGCTGATGCATTTTGCGCAGGAAATCGGCGCCAGTGTCATTATCCGCGGATTGCGCGCAGTGACCGATTTCGACTATGAGTTTCAGATGGCGGGCATGAACGCGCGGCTCGATCCCATGATCGAGACTGTCTTTCTCATGGCGTCCGAAACCCAGCAATTCATCTCGAGCCGGTTCGTGAAGGAGATCGCGCGGCTGGGAGGCGACATCACAAGCTTCGTCCCCGAGGCGGTCGCCCGGAATATTCGCCAGAAATTAGGTTAA